One genomic segment of Candidatus Nomurabacteria bacterium includes these proteins:
- a CDS encoding type IV pilus twitching motility protein PilT translates to MADQVHGPTVAELAAKDNSPTPVLTSKGRYPYTIEQLLDIVMERDASDLHLSVGYPAMIRVDGQLINVIEEVVTPEQVLDLILPVLPEQKKELLEVNREVDLAYSHRGTARFRINAYYQQQTLAGAFRLIPNKIRSIDELKLPQVFHQITKLRQGLVLVTGPTGSGKSTTLAAILQEINESRPDHIITIEDPVEYVFPKGMSMVDQRELHEDTHSWEIALKSALRQDPDVMLVGEMRDFDTISSAITLAETGHLVFATLHTNSASQTIDRIIDVFPEHQQAQVRSQLSNTIEAVIAQRLIPISAGGRRAVSEIMLATPAIRNLIRESKNHQIDNVIRTSADMGMISLEHSLVKLVRENVITMERAQEYAVHPEEVVRLLKS, encoded by the coding sequence ATGGCTGATCAGGTACATGGACCTACAGTAGCTGAACTTGCAGCAAAAGATAATTCCCCTACTCCAGTACTCACATCGAAGGGACGCTATCCATATACTATAGAACAGCTTCTCGACATCGTGATGGAGCGTGATGCATCTGACCTTCATCTATCTGTCGGCTATCCTGCGATGATCAGAGTTGACGGTCAGTTGATAAATGTTATCGAAGAAGTTGTAACACCTGAGCAGGTTCTCGACTTGATCTTACCCGTCCTTCCTGAACAGAAGAAGGAATTACTCGAAGTGAATCGTGAGGTCGATCTTGCATATTCACATAGAGGAACTGCTAGATTCAGGATAAATGCTTATTACCAACAGCAGACACTTGCAGGTGCATTCCGACTAATCCCAAATAAGATCAGAAGTATTGATGAACTGAAACTTCCCCAGGTGTTTCATCAGATAACGAAGCTAAGGCAAGGGTTGGTTCTTGTGACAGGTCCTACCGGAAGTGGAAAGAGTACGACTCTCGCAGCCATCCTGCAGGAGATAAATGAATCCAGACCTGATCATATCATTACGATCGAAGATCCTGTTGAGTATGTATTTCCTAAGGGGATGTCTATGGTCGATCAGAGAGAACTCCATGAGGACACCCACTCTTGGGAGATTGCACTAAAAAGTGCATTAAGGCAGGATCCTGATGTAATGCTTGTCGGTGAGATGCGTGATTTTGATACGATATCTTCAGCGATCACTCTGGCTGAAACTGGTCATCTTGTATTTGCGACATTACATACAAATAGCGCCTCGCAAACTATCGATCGTATAATTGATGTGTTTCCTGAACATCAGCAAGCCCAGGTTAGATCACAACTCTCCAATACGATCGAAGCGGTGATCGCACAGAGATTGATCCCGATTAGTGCGGGTGGTAGGAGGGCTGTTTCTGAGATCATGTTAGCTACACCAGCAATTCGAAACCTGATAAGAGAATCCAAGAACCATCAGATCGATAATGTCATTAGAACAAGTGCTGATATGGGAATGATCTCTCTAGAACACTCCTTGGTGAAACTAGTTAGAGAGAATGTGATAACAATGGAGCGTGCACAAGAGTATGCTGTACATCCAGAGGAGGTTGTGAGGTTACTAAAAAGCTAA